ATTCCCATCCGGCGAACGGTTCCCATGCCTGACTTGACTCTTCCAAAGATAGTATGCTTGCCGTCGAGCCAGGGGGTAGGAGCGAGGGTGACAAAGAACTGTGAACCATTGGTGTCGGGTCCTGCGTTGGCCATGCTGAGGATGCCAGCGCCGGTGTGCTTGAGGGACGGGTCGATCTCGTCGGCGAACTTGTCACCATAGATGGAGGTGCCGCCTCGTCCGGTGCCGGTAGGATCGCCGCCCTGGACCATGAAATTGGGAATGACGCGGTGGAAGACTGTGCCGTCGTAGTAACCGCGGCGGACGAGTGTCGCGAAGTTGTTGCACGTCTTGGGCGCGTGGGACGTGTAGAGCTCGAGGGTGAAGGAGCCCTGGACGTAAAAAGTTAGCGGACAAAGCTCGGCGTTACTAGCATGTAGAAGCAGCGTACCATTGTGGTCTCCATTAGAATGTTGGTTGTCATGATTGCTCTGTTATACCGAAATCTGAGTTTAGATGGAGGGGCATGAATTGCTTGGGACAAGGCTGGCGATGGCGCTGTTCCTGGTGGTTTAGCTCCCTGTGGAACGATTGGCCACTAAATAACCATGGCGCTAAAACCTTCCCTCCTTGTCCGAACACGTTCATCAAAAAAATCGAGACACCAGCACAGAGGTATTAGCTTATCCTCTCCTAAAGGTAGCTAATAGTATAGGGatagaatatatctaaagCATTCCGAATTTTAGGAGATCTTTTATCCTATTTTTagtaaattttatataaatatatcctAATGCTTTAGAGGAAGGTTGCCTTCATGGCTGTTTTGGCGTCCGTTTTCTCTTTCACCTGAGGTGCCGGGCTGTGGCAGCCTGGCTGACAGCGGACCTCTTCAGCCACAGGGCAGCGCAACAGACGTCATTTGGCACTTTTGTCTTCCATTTTCATACAGAATTGTTGGCGGTGTTTCTGATTCACGGACTCAACTGAACTTCCGTTCTTCAATTTTGCATTTACTCACTGTCGCGTTGGGTATGATGACACACCGTGCATGCTAGTCAAGTCATTTTCTGAGGCTTAGAACCCGTGGACACGTTTGCTCTCTCCCCAACAACCACAACACAACACACAAGCCATGGCCGAAAATACGACAGAAACGGCCCTCGACGGCCTGAACGCGACTGTCGAAAGTAAGGCCGGCTGGTTCTCGGCCGTCGAGTACCTGCAGGATCTCGactttctcctcctcgagctcaagCTCGTCTTCAGCGCCATCGGCATCATCTACCTGGGCGCCCATGCAGCCCTACGCAGACCCCCATCCGCGGCACCGGCTAAGAAGCGAAAGCCTGGGGAcaaggacgatgacgagcgCTTCTCTCAGGGACTGGAGCCCTCGGATGCCATCATGTTCCCCCTCATGGCCGGCTttgtcctcgtcggcctATACTACTTGATCCAGTGGCTCCAGGACCCCAACATTTTGAACAAGATACTCCGTTGGTACATGTCGACCATGTCCATTGCCAGCTTGCTCTCCCTCTACGCCCACGGGATCGAGCTCCTCACGAGTGTTGTGTTCCCACGGTACTGGCGTGGGCGGAACGGCGCCCTGATGGCTGTGGACCAAGAGACGAGAACTGTCAAGGCATGCGACCCTGTGGGAAACCCTACGGCAGTGGTAGGGACCACAAACCCCTTCCCCGGCCCTCTAGCTTGGCTCGCCTTTTCCGAGAGAGCTCGCAAGGCAGGATGGGAGCTCCGCAGCCTCCTAACCCGACACTGGATTGTTAAACTCTTTATCCACGGTATGGGCAAGGAGGAGGGAAAAATCAAGTTTGCCCACATGTTGGCTCTGTTCTCAGCTCTGGTCACGGCGCTCGTCTACACATCCACTACGTCTCCTTTCCTGGCCAACATGCTCGGCTATGCCATGTGCTATGGCTCGTTCCTCTTGCTCTCCCCGACCGATTTCTTGACTAGCACTTTGGTGTTGGTCGGGTTGTTCTTTTACGACATTTTCATGGTGTTCTACACGTAAGTTGCTCTTGTTCCGGCGTTAATGAGGTACTTGGACTGACTTGATGAATTAGACCTTACATGGTTACAGTCGCTACGAAACTGGATGTGCCAATCAAGCTCACTTTCGAGACTGCAGACCGCAAGAGTATCCTTGGTCTGGGCGACATTGTTATTCCTGGTATGGTCATGGCCCTGGCTCTGCGGTTTGACCTCTGGCGTCATTACATTCGCAAGGTGAAATACGAGAGCACCGAGTTGAAGTTGATCGAGAAGGACTCGGCAGGAGCTCTCGTGACGAGGAGCGAGGTCAAGcacaaggaggtcaaggccaagtaTGTCAATGTCAAGGGAAACTGGGGCGACAGCCTCTGGACGCGGGGCCCCTTGTTCTTCTCTGGGGCGAAACCGCTGCCGGCTGAGCTGGAGGCGGCCCGTTTCCCAAAGACATACTTTTATGCCTCCATTTTCGGGTACTTTCTGGGCATGCTCGTCACTTTGGCAATGCTCCTGGTGTTCAAGCGCGGTCAGCCTGCGCTGCTGTACCTGGTCCCGGGCGTACTCGGTTCACTGTGGCTGACGGGCCTTGTGCGGGGGGAGATCAAGCAGATGTGGAAATACACCGAAGACGGCAGCCTTGACACGATCGACGTGGTGGTGGATCTTGATGGCGAGGGCAACGCTATCAAGACGATaggcaagctcaaggacggCGTTGTCGACACGACCAAGAAGGACGACGAGACGGAGGACGAAAAGGCtaccaaggacggcaagaagGATGATGGAAAGGGAGGACATAAGGTGTTTTTACTCTCGATAGAAGCGGAGAGTTTGTAGACATGGGTGGAGTGGTTACTAGACACAACTGACGCAAGATAGAGAGAGACATCGTGTATACAGCGAGGTTCTAGCGAAACTCATGAACGTTCTCAAGGTGCAAAGCAGCCCAGACTCGGCATTTAGTGATCAGCCGAAGGTGTTGGGAGACAGTTATGGATGCTATTCAGACCCTGGGAAGCTGGGGTAGGTTCAGATACACATCAGTCTGAGCGTCGATTAGAAAACTAATACCTCTAATTGCCCGAATTTCGCAACCTTTCCATGGGTACATCATATGCGTTATTCTCTTAGTTTCCATCTGTCCTTTATTCTTGCCCTTTCCCATCCCCTTTCTTCTCGACTCTATCATTCACTCTTGGTCGTTCTATTGTGCACTTCTGGCGCCATTATCATGACGGACTCGAACCTTCCTGGCCTCACAAACGACTTGAACTCGCCCGATAATGTCGGCGATTCTAACCTTTCCGAGTCCTTGGCCGACATGGACCTTGATCCAAGCTCCTCTTCGGAAGATAAACGCTCCCGCGAAGAATCCGAGGCTGCCGCGGAGGAGACGGACCAGTCCAGCCCCCCTACCAAGAGACAGCGCCGTGGAGAGGAcaacgatgaagaggaaatgGATGACGAGAACACCTCTCGACAACAAGGGGTCATCCAAGAAAGCGAAGAGAACCGCAGGGATGGGTCTCAACAACGACGAAGGACCCTCCAAGATGACGTCGACCACAGCGACGATGCGTCTCAACAACAAGACATGGTCCAAGATGGCGTCGAAAATGGTTCTTCTCTGGATCATAGTGCCAACTCCTCCCCTCCACCTGCCTACGCCAGCAACGGGGAGCCCTCAACCCCTCCATATCAACCCGCCGACAGCAATGTTGCCAGCCCTGCCGTCTCGATCGCCGAGGGCTCTATGATCTCTTTTGATATCGCGTCAGAAGACGACTTGGACGACATGCCACCCCTGGTGAGACtcgatcaacaacaacaacaactacaacaacaacacccaAGGCCTCTGTCTGATGTCTCTTCCCGAGGTGGGGATGATGATAACGGTGCTTCCGGTGCTGTCTTTGTTTCGTTCCTGGCAGAAGTTTACAGGAACCGCATGATGAACAACACGAGACTTGGTCGTCGGAGAGTGAGGATGCCACGCACCCCGAGGCCGGAGTGGACGACTGGCGTCCCTAACCACCCACACCCGAGATCGTTTGTCACGGGTCGGGAATACATCCGGCGGGTCATGAGCGAGCCGTATGAGCTCTCGGATGAGGAGTGTTAAGGGCTGGTGAATCTATTGGGCACGGGTTGGGATATGAGACTTGAGCAATGGTCGTTCAGGTGTTGTTGATTTATCGATTATAATTACATTGTCTTGATTACATATTTATATCATTAT
The window above is part of the Fusarium falciforme chromosome 3, complete sequence genome. Proteins encoded here:
- a CDS encoding Peptidyl-prolyl cis-trans isomerase, encoding MTTNILMETTMGSFTLELYTSHAPKTCNNFATLVRRGYYDGTVFHRVIPNFMVQGGDPTGTGRGGTSIYGDKFADEIDPSLKHTGAGILSMANAGPDTNGSQFFVTLAPTPWLDGKHTIFGRVKSGMGTVRRMGMVTTGPEDRPVEDLKVVRARVVEEEEQV